A part of Toxotes jaculatrix isolate fToxJac2 chromosome 24, fToxJac2.pri, whole genome shotgun sequence genomic DNA contains:
- the dock9b gene encoding dedicator of cytokinesis protein 9 isoform X4 has product MQGRAGKAPKREMVIESPQQYKSLAEIEAEVEAGSQVAAVKPKIIEPLDYENVLLQRKTQIISDVLRDMLQFPTDDFQISTLRRQGRTLFSTVPETAEKEAHSLFVQECIKTYKSDWHVVNYKYEEYSGDFRQLPNKVLRPEKLAAHLFEVDEDVEKDEDTASLGSQKGGVSKHGWLYKGNMNSAISVTMRSFKRRYFHLAQLGDGSYNLNFYKDENTSKEPKGTIFLDSCMGVVQNSKVRRFAFELKMQDKSTFLLAADGEAEMEEWIGTLNKILHSSFEQAMQEKRNGDLHDADEEHGKTDLSSGSFQDNFQTARDIESKMRSEARLKLFTLDPYTQKLDFSGIEPDVRQFEEKFGKRVLVSCNDLSFNLQGCVAENEEGPTTNVEPFYVVLSLFDVQNSRKISADFHVDLNHPLVRQMTSGQQDSQINGSTGDGLLAGHRLASGLPEGALQYPKQGVFSVTCPHPEIFLVARIEKVLQGGITHCTEPYMKSSDSAKMAQKVLKNAKTACSRLGQYRMPFAWAARPVFKDASGTLDKNARFSALYRQDSSKLSDEDMFKLLTDFRKPEKMAKLPVLLGNLDVTIDNVAPDVTNCVTSSYIPVRNFEGNGPGSALLEVEEFVPCIAKCSQPFTIYKNHLYVYPKHLKYDGQKSFAKARNIAVCIEFKDSDEDEAQPLKCIYGRPGGPLFTKQAYAAILHHQQNPEFYDEIKIELPTQLHEKHHLLFTFYHVSCDSNSKKKDLVETPVGSAWLPLLRDGRVVMNEQQLPVAANLPAGYLGSQDGVTKHSGSEIKWVDGGKPLFKVSTHLVSTVYTQDQHLHNFFHHCQSMEMSEQASEGELVKYLKSLHAMEGHVMVNFLPTILNQLFCVLTRATHEDVAVNVTRVMVHVVAQCHEEGLEHYLRSYVKFVLKPEPYSSTNVKTVHEELAKAMTAILKPSTDFLTSNKLLKHSWYFFEALVKSVAHYLIESGKVKLSRNQRFSASFYHALETLVNMLMPHITQKYKDNLDAAHNANHSLAVFIKRCFTFMDRGFVFKQINNYMNCFVPGDPKTLYEFKFEFLRVVCNHEHYVPLNLPMPFGKGRIQRFQDLQLDYSLTDDFCRNHFLVGLLLREVGGALQEFREIRQIAIQVLKGLMIKHTFDDRYVAKSQQARLVTLYLPLFGLLQENVHRLDIKDSAPLSNHSNAREDSLVPNSMVTPQKPGSCIENALHKDVFGVISGTASPHSSTHNVSSVHHADSRGSLVSTDSGNSLLDKSSDKTNSLEKNQCASALGSTVLRCDKLDRDEIKNLLMCFLHILKSMSEEALFTYWNKATSSELMDFFTLIEVCLHQFRYMGKRFIARSQEGTGPVAPDRKSLTLPVSRNRAGILHARLQQLGTLENAHTFNNMYSHTEADVSSQCLLEANVSTEVCLTVLDTLSIFIMGFKTQLNSDLGHNPLMKKVFQVHLCFLQIPQSEAALKQVFTSLRTFIYKFPCTFFDGRADMCASLCYEILKCCNSKLSSIRSDAAHLLYFLMKSNFDYTGRRSFVRTHLQVVIAVSQLIADVIGIGGTRFQQSLSIINNCANSDKNIKHTAFPSDVKDLTKRIRTVLMATEQMKEHENDPEMLVDLQYSLAKSYTSTPELRKTWLDSMARIHNKNGDLSEAAMCYVHVAALVAEYLWRKGMFRQGCSAFRVITPNIDEEAAMMEDVGMQDVHFNEEVLMELLEECADGLWKAERYELIADVYRLIIPIYEQRRDFEKLTHLYDTLHRAYTKVMEVMHTGKRLLGTYFRVAFFGQGFFEDEDGKEYIYKEPKFTPLSEISQRLLKLYSDKFGQENVKIIQDSGKVNPKDLDSKYAYIQVTHVTPYLDDKELEDRKTDFEKSHNIRRFVFETPFTVSGKKQGGVEEQCKRRTVLTTTHCFPYVKKRIAVMYQHQTDLSPIEVAIDEMSSKVAELRLLCSASEVDMIRLQLKLQGSISVQVNAGPLAYARAFLDDTSAKKYPDNKVKQLKEVFRQFVDACGQALGVNERLIKEDQQEYHDEMKANYRDLTRELSNIMHEQINPVEDGARSTLSDSLGIFNAISGTPTTASPHGSTTML; this is encoded by the exons atcTCCACCCTGCGGCGCCAGGGCAGGACTCTGTTCTCCACCGTGCCAGAGACTGCTGAGAAAGAAGCTCACTCACTCTTTGTCCAAGAG tgtatCAAAACCTACAAGTCCGACTGGCATGTGGTCAATTACAAGTACGAGGAGTATTCTGGAGACTTCCGTCAGCTCCCAAA TAAGGTGTTGAGACCTGAGAAACTGGCAGCTCACCTATTCGAGGTGGATGAAGACGTGGAAAAAGATGAG gACACGGCCTCCCTGGGGTCTCAGAAGGGAGGAGTGTCTAAACATGGCTGGCTGTACAAAGGCAACATGAACAGTGCAATCAGTGTAACTATGCGG TCCTTCAAGAGGAGGTACTTCCACCTGGCTCAGCTCGGAGATGGATCGTACAACCTCAACTTctacaaagatgaaaacaccTCCAAAGAACCCAAAGGAACCATTTTCCTTGACTCGTGCATGGGGGTCGTTCAG AACAGCAAAGTGCGTCGGTTTGCCTTTGAGCTCAAGATGCAGGATAAGAGCACATTCCTGCTGGCTGCAGACGGTgaagcagagatggaggagtggaTCGGCACGCTCAACAAGATTCTCCACAGCAGCTTTGAACAGGCCATGCAGGAGAAGAGGAACGGAGACCTGCACGACG CAGATGAGGAGCATGGAAAAACAGACCTCTCCTCTGGAAGTTTTCAAGACAACTTTCAG aCCGCCAGAGATATTGAGTCCAAAATGAGAAGTGAAGCTCGCCTGAAACTCTTCACTCTGGACCCTTACACACAG AAACTGGACTTTTCTGGCATCGAGCCAGACGTGCGGCAGTTTGAAGAGAAGTTTGGGAAGAGAGTCCTGGTCAGCTGCAATGACCTGTCTTTCAACCTGCAGGGCTGCGTTGCAGAGAACGAAGAGGGACCAACAACTAAT GTGGAGCCTTTCTATGTGGTCCTGTCCCTCTTCGACGTCCAGAACAGTAGAAAGATCTCAGCTGACTTCCACGTGGATCTCAACCATCCATTGGTCCGACAAATGACATCAGGACAGCAGGACTCTCAAATCAACGGCAGCACAGGTGATGGTCTGCTGGCTGGTCACAGGCTGGCCAGTGGGCTCCCGGAGGGGGCTCTCCAATACCCCAAACAGGGGGTGTTCTCAGTCACGTGCCCCCATCCAGAGATCTTCCTCGTGGCCAGGATTGAGAAGGTCCTGCAGGGGGGGATTACTCACTGCACTGAACCCTATATGAAGAGCTCAGACTCTGCAAAG ATGGCTCAGAAGGTGCTGAAGAATGCAAAGACTGCCTGCAGCAGACTGGGACAGTACAGGATGCCATTTGCTTGGGCTGCaag gccTGTGTTCAAAGACGCGTCAGGAACTCTGGACAAAAACGCTCGCTTCTCAGCTCTCTACAGACAGGACAGCAGCAAGCTGTCAGACGAGGACATGTTCAAACTGCTTACTGACTTCAGAAA GCCAGAGAAAATGGCCAAACTCCCCGTGCTCTTGGGCAACTTAGATGTAACTATTGACAACGTGGCACCGGATGTGACca ACTGCGTCACTTCCTCCTACATCCCTGTGAGGAACTTCGAAGGCAACGGGCCGGGCAGCGCTCttctggaggtggaggagtttGTCCCCTGCATCGCTAAGTGCTCCCAACCCTTCACCATCTATAAGAACCACCTCTACGTCTACCCAAAACACCTCAAGTATGATGGGCAGAAATCCTTTGCTAAG GCGAGGAATATCGCTGTTTGCATTGAATTCAAGGATTCTGATGAGGATGAAGCCCAGCCACTGAAG TGCATCTACGGTCGTCCAGGAGGTCCCCTATTCACTAAGCAGGCGTATGCAGCCATCCTGCACCACCAGCAGAACCCTGAGTTCTACGATGAG ATAAAGATAGAGCTGCCTACTCAGCTGCATGAGAAGCATCACCTTCTCTTCACCTTCTATCACGTCAGCTGTGATAGTAACAGCAAGAAGAAAGACTTAGTGGAGACTCCAG TGGGTTCAGCCTGGCTGCCTCTGCTGAGAGACGGCAGAGTCGTCATGAATGAACAGCAGCTGCCTGTGGCCGCCAATTTACCCGCTGGGTACCTGGGTTCCCAAGATGGTGTCACCAAg CACTCTGGCTCTGAGATCAAATGGGTAGATGGAGGAAAACCCCTGTTCAAAGTCTCAACTCACCTTGTTTCCACAGTTTACACTCAG GATCAGCACTTGCACAACTTCTTTCACCACTGTCAAAGCATGGAGATGTCCGAACAAGCATCAGAAGGGGAGCTGGTTAAATACCTGAAG AGTCTCCATGCAATGGAGGGTCATGTGATGGTCAACTTTCTGCCCACCATCCTCAACCAGCTGTTCTGTGTCCTAACCAGAGCCACACATGAGGACGTGGCTGTCAACGTGACCAG GGTGATGGTTCATGTTGTAGCACAGTGCCATGAAGAGGGGCTTGAGCATTACCTGAGATCTTATGTCAAG TTTGTGCTTAAGCCAGAGCCTTATTCCTCCACCAATGTAAAAACAGTTCATGAGGAGCTGGCTAAAGCCATGACAGCCATACTCAAGCCATCTACTGACTTCTTAACTAGCAACAAGCTGCTAAAG CACTCCTGGTACTTCTTCGAAGCTCTGGTGAAATCAGTGGCTCATTATCTCATAGAGAGCGGAAAGGTCAAG CTGTCGAGGAACCAGCGTTTTTCTGCCTCCTTCTACCATGCGTTGGAGACTCTGGTCAATATGCTGATGCCACACATCACCCAGAAATACAAAGACAACCTGGACGCAGCTCATAATGCCAACCACAGCCTGGCAGTCTTTATCAAG CGCTGCTTCACCTTCATGGACAGAGGCTTCGTATTCAAGCAGATCAACAACTACATGAACTGCTTTGTGCCTGGAGACCCCAAG ACGTTGTATGAGTTCAAGTTTGAGTTCCTGCGGGTTGTTTGCAACCACGAGCATTATGTTCCTCTGAATCTGCCCATGCCCTTCGGCAAAggcaggatacagaggttccaag ATCTCCAGCTGGACTATTCTCTGACCGACGACTTCTGTCGGAACCATTTCCTGGTGGGGCTGCTGCTCAGGGAGGTGGGCGGGGCTCTGCAGGAGTTCCGAGAGATCCGTCAGATCGCCATTCAGGTGCTCAAGGGGCTGatgatcaaacacacatttgacgACCGCTATGTTGCAAAA AGCCAACAGGCCCGGCTTGTCACCCTTTACCTCCCTTTGTTTGGCCTGCTCCAAGAGAATGTCCACAGACTGGACATCAAGGACTCAGCTCCTCTCAGCAACCACAGT aaTGCAAGGGAGGACTCTCTGGTGCCGAACTCCATGGTGACTCCTCAGAAACCCGGGAGCTGCATAGAAAATGCTCTCCACAAAGATGTGTTTGGGGTCATCTCTGGAACAG CGTCCCCTCACAGCTCCACTCACAACGTGAGCTCAGTCCACCACGCGGACTCCAGAGGCTCCCTGGTCTCCACGGACTCCGGAAACAGCCTGCTGGACAAGAGCAGTGACAAGACCAATTCCCTGGAGAAG AACCAGTGTGCGTCGGCTCTGGGCAGCACCGTGCTGCGCTGTGACAAACTGGACCGGGATGAGATCAAAAACCTGCTCATGTGCTTCCTGCATATTCTCAAGAGCATGTCAGAGG AGGCCCTTTTCACTTACTGGAACAAAGCAACGTCCTCAGAACTAATGGATTTCTTCACACTAATAGA AGTCTGCCTTCATCAGTTCAGATACATGGGGAAGAGATTCATCGCCAG GAGCCAGGAGGGGACGGGGCCCGTGGCTCCAGACAGGAAGTCTCTGACTCTCCCCGTGTCTCGTAACAGGGCTGGGATCCTGCACGCCCGCCTACAGCAGCTGGGAACTCTGGAGAATGCTCACACCTTCAACAACA tgtACTCTCATACAGAAGCAGATGTGAGCAGCCAGTGCCTGCTGGAGGCCAACGTGTCCACAGAGGTCTGTCTGACAGTCCTGGACACGCTCAGCATCTTCATCATGGGATTCAAG ACCCAGCTGAACTCGGACCTGGGTCACAACCCGCTGATGAAGAAGGTTTTCCAGGTGCATTTGTGCTTCCTGCAGATCCCTCAGTCTGAGGCCGCCCTCAAACAGGTCTTCACCTCACTAAGGACCTTCATCTACAAG TTCCCCTGTACCTTCTTTGACGGCCGGGCCGACATGTGTGCCTCCCTGTGCTATGAAATCCTTAAGTGCTGTAACTCCAAGCTGAGCTCCATCCGCAGCGATGCCGCCCATCTCCTCTACTTCCTCATGAAAAGCAACTTCGACTACACGGGCCGCAGGTCTTTTGTACGAACCCACCTGCAG GTGGTGAttgctgtcagtcagctgatcgCTGATGTCATCGGCATCGGCGGAACCCGTTTCCAGCAGTCGCTCTCTATCATCAACAACTGTGCCAACAGTGACAAGAACATCAAG CACACAGCGTTCCCATCCGACGTGAAGGACCTGACAAAGCGCATCAGGACGGTGCTGATGGCCACCGAGCAGATGAAGGAGCACGAGAACGACCCGGAGATGCTGGTGGACCTCCAGTACAGCTTGGCCAAGTCCTACACCAGCACGCCCGAGCTCCGCAAGACCTGGCTGGACAGCATGGCACGCATCCACAATAAGAACGGAGATCTCTCAGAG GCAGCCATGTGTTACGTACATGTTGCCGCTCTGGTGGCTGAGTACCTGTGGAGAAAAG GTATGTTCAGGCAGGGATGCTCTGCGTTCCGCGTCATCACTCCAAACATCGATGAGGAGGCGGCCATGATGGAGGACGTAGGGATGCAGGATGTTCACTTCAACGAG GAGGTGCTGATGGAGCTGTTGGAGGAGTGTGCCGACGGCCTCTGGAAGGCGGAGCGTTATGAGCTCATCGCTGACGTCTACAGGCTCATCATCCCCATCTATGAACAGCGCAGGGACTTTGAG AAACTGACACACCTGTATGATACCCTCCACCGCGCTTATACTAAAGTGATGGAGGTGATGCATACGGGCAAGAGACTGCTGGGCACGTACTTCAGAGTGGCCTTCTTTGGACAG GGCTTCTTCGAGGACGAGGACGGGAAGGAATACATCTACAAGGAGCCAAAGTTCACTCCGCTGTCTGAGATTTCCCAGAGGCTCTTGAAGCTCTACTCTGACAAGTTTGGCCAGGAGAATGTCAAGATCATTCAGGACTCTGGCAAG GTGAACCCGAAGGACCTTGACTCCAAGTACGCCTACATCCAGGTGACCCACGTCACGCCCTACCTGGACGACAAGGAGCTTGAGGACAGGAAGACGGACTTCGAGAAGAGCCACAACATCCGGCGCTTTGTGTTTGAGACACCGTTCACGGTGTCGGGCAAGAAGcagggaggagtggaggagcaGTGTAAACGGCGGACCGTGCTCACCA CCACCCACTGTTTCCCCTACGTGAAGAAGCGCATAGCGGTCATGTACCAACACCAGACCGACCTGAGCCCCATCGAGGTGGCAATAGACGAGATGAGCTCCAAGGTGGCCGAGCTGCGACTGCTGTGCTCGGCCTCGGAGGTGGACATGATCCGGCTGCAGCTCAAACTGCAGGGCAGCATCAGCGTTCAG GTGAATGCTGGTCCTCTTGCTTATGCCAGAGCCTTCCTAGATGACACCAGTGCCAAGAAATATCCTGACAACAAGGTCAAACAGCTCAAAGAGGTTTTCAG GCAGTTTGTGGACGCCTGCGGTCAGGCGCTGGGAGTGAACGAGCGGCTGATCAAAGAGGACCAGCAGGAGTATCACGATGAGATGAAGGCCAACTACAGGGACCTGACCAGGGAACTGTCCAACATCATGCATGAACAG ATAAACCCGGTGGAAGACGGAGCGAGGAGCactctgtctgactctctggGCATCTTTAACGCCATCAGTGGCACACCAACCACTGCCAGCCCTCACGGCTCCACCACCATGCTCTGA